In Brettanomyces bruxellensis chromosome 7, complete sequence, the sequence GCTCTGCCATAAGTTGTGAAACTGGTTCTGTATACCATCTCACGTTATTTGGCTTGAACCAACCAAGATGACCTCCATGGGTAGTTGTGATCATAGTAATATACGGATTGAAACTTGCTCTTTCAACTGGTAGTGCCCCGACATCAAAACCACCAGCTACCGGGTCATCCTCAGAGTTTATATTCAAAAGCGGTGTTCGAATGTTATTCATACGTATTATCGGTGATGCATAGCAGTAATACTCATCAGCACAACTAAATCCAAACATTTTACTGGTGAAATTGTCATCAAAATGGGATAAACGATCCATCTTTCTGATATTCTCTCTTGAATAGCTCTTCTTGAATTCCCTGGATAAGGATAATTCATCTTTCTGGTTGGCTATTAATTCCAGCAGATTTTTTGTCATACGTGGACTATACAAGTTACCCGAAAGGAAGTGAGATTCCAATCGGTTTGATGAGGCACGCAAATCCCAGATGCACGCAAGGGTAACGGCGAAATCAATCCCTGACTTGTCCCCTTCCTGGGCTAGATAATTTGTTAATATTATAGAACCCATTGAAAATCCAACAGCAAAAATAGGGCGGCCAGGGTATCTCTGTCTTAGAACTTTCACAGCTTCCCTAACATCTTCAGTCCATAATGCGcaaaataaagaaggtGTTGTAATATTCACACCACCGCAACCTCTAGCGTTAAGCACAAAACAATCGAAGTGCTCCTTGTTGAATAATGGATTCATTAAGCACCGGCAATATGGCTCTGCCGAAGACCCTGATAATCCATGAAGTGCAAGTACAATAGGTCGTTTACTTTGTTGTCCATCCTGTTCTAAAAGTTCTTTCTTTGTGAAATATCTCGTCGATTTTCCAAGATACAATTTCTTCTGTCCTTCTGGAATATCACAAGACTCCGGCTTGGCACTTCGGAACTTTGCTGAACTGATAACCTGATCAAGTGCTGCTGAACCTCCATCCCGCATCCTGAGAATTTGTCTCCCAAAATACAATTGATCACGAGAATGAAATGTCCTCACACCGGCATACATGGTTTGAAGATCTCctgtgaaaagaaatggGTTCAACAAACATATCGCTTGATCTCGGAGTGTTGGTATTTTCTTCCCAATAAGTTCCTTTAAAGTAAATGAATTCTTCCCATCATTCCCAACAAATTTTATAGGATTTCTTGGTTCAAAATAATGCACCCTGTTAATAATGCCTCCGTGTGCCATTAGAATTAGAAACAGGCACACAACAGAACCATATATTTGCAAATAATGTGTTTGGAAAGCCTGTTTTAGGTAACTTCCAAATTCCTTCTGGTATTTTGGTGGGGATTTGATAAGTTGCTCAATGAGAGCAGTACTATCTCTTTTCGTATTTGATGCCATAGCAAAAACCTCAGGACCAACTCCGAAAACCAAAAACACAATGggaatatttattatcctCATGTTGTGCTGAAATATTCAACTAGATTTCGTTTAGCATCGCACGCAAACATATGGATTATACGTGACATCataaaaattattaaaaaaata encodes:
- a CDS encoding uncharacterized protein (SECRETED:SignalP(1-21)~MEROPS:MER0059846), translating into MRIINIPIVFLVFGVGPEVFAMASNTKRDSTALIEQLIKSPPKYQKEFGSYLKQAFQTHYLQIYGSVVCLFLILMAHGGIINRVHYFEPRNPIKFVGNDGKNSFTLKELIGKKIPTLRDQAICLLNPFLFTGDLQTMYAGVRTFHSRDQLYFGRQILRMRDGGSAALDQVISSAKFRSAKPESCDIPEGQKKLYLGKSTRYFTKKELLEQDGQQSKRPIVLALHGLSGSSAEPYCRCLMNPLFNKEHFDCFVLNARGCGGVNITTPSLFCALWTEDVREAVKVLRQRYPGRPIFAVGFSMGSIILTNYLAQEGDKSGIDFAVTLACIWDLRASSNRLESHFLSGNLYSPRMTKNLLELIANQKDELSLSREFKKSYSRENIRKMDRLSHFDDNFTSKMFGFSCADEYYCYASPIIRMNNIRTPLLNINSEDDPVAGGFDVGALPVERASFNPYITMITTTHGGHLGWFKPNNVRWYTEPVSQLMAELYSEVYNCSAGNIQVDKHSLPADIPISEGKLVMKTFKS